In Tachysurus vachellii isolate PV-2020 chromosome 12, HZAU_Pvac_v1, whole genome shotgun sequence, the following are encoded in one genomic region:
- the LOC132854766 gene encoding trace amine-associated receptor 13c-like, producing MNLTEFNQSNRCDHFSCPERSVSPAVYILLYVCSAAVVLLTVCGNMLVIISVLHFKQLHTPTNMLLLSLAVSDFLVGVFVMLLVFIWFIESCWIFGRDFCICFMLTGGPLMNLSIYNIALISVDRYFALSNPFLYTNTISIRTMCIVVYCIWCVSLAYNIALFYFTGALTGSVMCPGECYIFFLNDVWTVIDLIYSFIFPLSVIIILYTRVFVIAKKHATAIRELNNHTRPQTQKITSYSMKSERKAAKVLGILVSVFLVCLLPYFIYSLLGNVIELQAETFQKVLIILYLNSTVNPVIYALFYPWFRRCVKLIITLQIFKKDSALINVLS from the coding sequence ATGAACTTGACAGAGTTTAATCAGTCTAATCGCTGTGATCATTTCTCCTGTCCAGAGAGATCTGTATCTCCTGCAGTTTAtatcttactgtatgtgtgttcagctgctgtGGTTCTGCTAACAGTGTGTGGAAATATGCTTGTCATCATCTCTGTTCTTCACTTTAAGCAgcttcacacaccaacaaacatgctgctgctctctctggctgtgtcAGATTTCCTTGTTGGAGTTTTTGTAATGCTACTGGTGTTCATCTGGTTTATAGAGTCATGCTGGATTTTTGGGAGAGATTTTTGCATATGTTTTATGCTTACTGGTGGCCCTCTAATGAACTTGTCCATCTATAATATTGCTCTGATCTCTGTAGATAGGTATTTTGCTCTCTCAAACCCTTttctctacacaaacacaatctctaTAAGGACAATGTGCATCGTAGTTTATTGTATCTGGTGTGTGAGTCTGGCATATAATATagcactattttatttcactgGAGCCCTCACGGGTTCTGTAATGTGTCCTGGAgagtgttatatattttttctgaatGATGTTTGGACTGTAATTGATCTCATATATTCCTTTATATTTCCACTTTCTGTCATAATCATATTGTATACTCGAGTTTTTGTGATTGCTAAGAAACATGCCACTGCTATCAGAGagcttaataatcacacacggcctcaaacacagaaaatcacCTCATACTCCATgaaatctgagagaaaagcagctaaagtcctcggtattttagtgtctgtgtttctggtgtgtttacttccatattttatttacagtttattagggAATGTTATTGAACTACAGGCAGAAACATTTCAGAAAGTTTTGATCATTCTTTATCTTAATTCTACTGTTAATCCAGTTATTTATGCTCTGTTTTATCCGTGGTTCAggaggtgtgttaaattaattataactctgcaaatatttaaaaaagactctgcattaataaatgttctttcttga
- the LOC132854851 gene encoding trace amine-associated receptor 13c-like has translation MNLMEFNQSDRCDQFSCPERSVSPAVYILLYVCSAAVVLLTVCGNLLIIISVLHFKQLHTPTNMLLLSLAVSDFLIGALVMPSMLIWMIESCWILGIDFCICVMMIGYFLTSLSIYHIVLIAVDRYLALSNPFLYTNKISVRTMCTVVFSNWFVSMVYNLVLQYFNRNIINIAVCPGECFVVLNDLLSAIDLVVTFIFPLSVIIILYTRIFMIAKKHATAIRELNNHTRPKTQKITSYSMKSERKAAKVLSILVSVFLVCLLPYFIYSLLGNVIECELASFQKVMFVLYLNSTMNPVIYALFYPWFRRCVKLIINLQIFKSDSALIQVV, from the coding sequence ATGAACCTGATGGAGTTTAATCAGTCTGATCGATGTGATCAGTTCTCCTGTCCAGAGAGATCTGTATCTCCTGCAGTTTATATCTTACTGTACGTGTGTTCAGCTGCTGTGGTTCTGCTAACAGTGTGTGGAAATctgctcatcatcatctctgttcttcacttcaagcagcttcacacaccaacaaacatgctgctgctctctctggctgtgtcGGATTTCCTTATTGGAGCTTTAGTGATGCCATCGATGTTAATCTGGATGATCGAGTCATGCTGGATCTTAGGGATAGATTTCTGCATCTGTGTAATGATGATTGGATATTTTCTTACAAGCTTATCCATATATCATATTGTTCTGATTGCTGTGGATCGATATTTGGCTCTCTCAAACCCTTTTCTATACACCAACAAAATCTCTGTGAGAACAATGTGCACTGTGGTTTTTTCTAACTGGTTTGTTTCTATGGTATATAATTTAGTGCTTCAGTATTTCAACAGGAATATCATAAATATTGCAGTCTGCCCCGGAGAGTGTTTTGTTGTTCTAAATGATCTTTTATCTGCTATTGATCTTGtagttacatttatatttccacTTTCTGTCATAATCATATTGTATACTCGAATTTTTATGATTGCTAAGAAACATGCCACTGCTATCAGAGagcttaataatcacacacggcctaaaacacagaaaatcaccTCATACTCCATgaaatctgagagaaaagcagctaaagtcctcagtattttagtgtctgtgtttctagTGTGTTTACttccatattttatttacagtttattagggAATGTTATTGAATGTGAGTTAGCATCTTTTCAAAAAGTCATGTTTGTGCTTTATCTAAATTCCACCATGAATCCAGTTATTTATGCTCTATTTTACCCATGGTTCAggaggtgtgttaaattaatcaTAAATCTGCAAATATTCAAATCAGACTCTGCATTAATACAAGTTGTATAA